One part of the Mya arenaria isolate MELC-2E11 chromosome 3, ASM2691426v1 genome encodes these proteins:
- the LOC128226738 gene encoding 5-hydroxytryptamine receptor 1D-like: MMNLSFNATYLPVTMLGNGSHKVAYLLNESFSNIAGWNYSQHENNTDDYNYHTPDHYTNNIYYDQKMHESFLSSIHRHSATFIGILACWTCFINIVLICACLASQRTKSDAFYLQVINFSVTNIFISVFVLPLTVYYILHVWELGQPLCRIWVIADILLPFVAFLIVLIISCDRLIHASHPKLYLWLFQKSLTKGIICTPWVIGLVIVVPIWTSGTVPFNEMTNQCVVIVTIEAAILCPVLTYFVPLAILGFLTFRMLLLRFQYASIQANVFETDRNTINNNHFELEETNTTPLHIPGDIETPNSNRVQKRIDRQDTDSSNERGGAVAKRKSSKIVAVCLVNLVNTVLWFPFQSISLLLSVCSFQSCIPSMALNQVFTLMGAASAGVVPLFWLFDTEIRENITKLCSRKQTTNLQESVYSDETFI, translated from the coding sequence ATGATGAACCTGTCGTTTAATGCCACCTATCTACCGGTAACTATGTTGGGTAACGGATCGCACAAAGTAGCTTACCTTCTAAATGAGTCTTTCAGCAACATTGCCGGTTGGAATTATTCCCAACACGAAAACAATACTGACGACTATAACTACCACACGCCAGACCACTACACGAACAATATTTACTACGATCAGAAAATGCATGAATCATTTTTGAGCAGTATCCATAGACATTCTGCCACTTTTATAGGTATTCTTGCATGTTGGACATGCTTTATTAACATTGTGTTAATATGTGCCTGCTTAGCAAGCCAAAGAACAAAGTCAGACGCCTTCTACTTACAAGTTATTAACTTTTCTgtcacaaacatatttataagtgTATTCGTCCTACCACTTACAGTCTATTATATTCTTCACGTTTGGGAACTAGGTCAGCCACTATGTAGGATTTGGGTTATTGCAGACATTCTTTTGCCATTTGTTGCTTTCTTAATTGTGTTAATCATCAGTTGTGATAGACTCATCCACGCTTCCCACCCGAAACTATATTTGTGGCTGTTCCAGAAATCACTGACCAAAGGCATAATTTGTACTCCATGGGTTATCGGTCTTGTTATAGTCGTTCCTATTTGGACGTCTGGTACAGTTCCATTTAATGAAATGACAAACCAGTGCGTCGTCATAGTGACAATCGAAGCTGCAATTCTGTGCCCAGTGTTGACATACTTTGTCCCTCTCGCGATTCTAGGTTTTTTAACATTCAGAATGTTGTTATTGAGGTTTCAGTATGCGTCGATCCAGGCTAATGTATTCGAAACGGACAGgaacacaataaacaataaccACTTCGAATTAGAGGAAACAAACACGACACCTCTGCACATACCAGGAGACATTGAAACTCCAAATTCTAACCGAGTACAAAAGAGAATCGATCGACAGGATACTGACAGCAGTAACGAAAGAGGAGGGGCAGTTGCAAAGCGCAAGTCCTCTAAAATCGTGGCGGTGTGCTTGGTGAACCTGGTGAACACCGTGTTATGGTTTCCCTTCCAGAGCATTAGTCTGCTGCTGTCCGTATGCAGTTTTCAATCTTGTATCCCATCAATGGCGCTTAACCAAGTTTTTACGCTCATGGGCGCCGCCAGTGCTGGAGTCGTTCCACTCTTCTGGTTATTTGATACTGAGATAAGGGAGAACATCACCAAACTGTGTTCAAGAAAGCAAACTACGAATCTGCAGGAAAGTGTTTACAGCGACGAAACGTTTATTTAG